The DNA region TTGGGCCTAAATGCAAGATCATTTTGCTCTCAGCTCCCGGAGCCGTGAACTATTATCCTCATATTGGTTTCTTCAAACATGAGCAGGCATGGATCTTACCTCCTGAGGTGGAACTGAAATAAATCATTAAAATCAAATGCTTTATCCTGTTTAGCAAGGTTGTGCTAATTTAAAAATAATTCCTGAAATATTTTCAAGGATTGTTCCATGCACCAGCAAATATTCTCTTCTCAAATATCCAGATTGCCAGTTTGGGCAATATTTCAGCGATTTTTTTTAAATCACCCTTCTGAATTATTGGTTCATGCTATTGCAACTCTTGGTCTTATGGCCAGAATTTCCTGGAAAGAGCAGGGTTTTCAGCACGAAGAAATCCAGTATATGGCTAGTCAACTGGCTGAAATTCTAAATATTAGCCAGGAAGAAGTTAATTCATTGATACTTGAACTCAAAGCAATTCAATGGCGAACTTCTTTTGCTGAAAAGCAACTTTTTGAGCAATTTTTCAGGTTTGAGTGTGATCGTTCTACCAGAAATGCCTTGTTGAGATCATTGCTGGGAATGGCTGGTTGTGACAAAGCTCTGACGGAGCGTGAATGTGCCATCATCTTGAGAACAGTGCAATCCATTGGACTTTCCCTGACGGAGTATAAAATGGCTGTTTTGCCATATACGTCTGTTCTTGTATCGGCTCAGGCTGGATTGAATAAATATATTTTAAATGCAGCAGGTAATGAAAATGTACAAATATATTGCCAGAATAAAATCGTGACTCAGGAGTTGGAAAATATATCTCTGGCAGAATTGACCTTTAGAAGTAATAAGAAAATATCTGTTGGTACTTTGATTCAGATTAGTCTTTTTTCCTATATATCCATTATATCTTATGTGTCACGTGCAAAGAAAGAAGATGGTCAGTGGGTGATCAGCCTTGATTTGGATCTTAATCCTGTGGAGTGTGGGTATTTGGATAATCTGCTCCACATGGGGTCAATCAATCAGCCTGAAATCAGCCTGAAAACGACATTTGCATCTTGCCAACAATTGCCTGAACAACTGCTGGGATACTTATGGAATAGTATGCCTGATTCCAGAGCAGATATGGCTATGTCTTTGAAGAAAATGATTGAATCCCGGAAAGTGCTACCCAATTTGATTTTCAGTGATATTCAGGCTTGGCATGCTGATTTACTGAAAACACAGATGGAAAAACGAAATATTTTGTTTGGCAATCCGGATTGGGATGTGATTGGACAACAACTGGATCAGGAATTTTCTGAGCCATTGTCAGTGATTATAAAGCTTCAATTACTGAGTCTGATCCGATGGATATTGCCCAAGGGATTATGGAAAAAAAAGGTGTTTTCGACATCGGAAATGGCAGTTATCAAACCTATGATGGAACAATTAGGATTATCCCCTGAAAAATGGAGTTTAGAGAGGGCTGCAATATGAGGTGTGGGTTCTCAGATGCTATTTTCAGGAAAATATTGCAATCGGGATTTCTGGTTTTTACAATCATGATCATGGGTCTGATTCCTGATCTCTGGGGGATAACTCCACAGTATGGTGGAACATTTATTTACCGGGCGCCAGATAAGGTTCAAATACTTGATCCGCCTAGAATTGAAGACAATGTCAGTTATAATATTTCAGGCAATATCTATGAGGGTTTAGTACGATATCAGGGTGAGTCTGCGATTATTGAACCTTCCTTGGCCACACGTTGGGAAGTCTCAAAAGATGGATTGTATTGGACGTTTTTTTTGAGACATGAAGTAGTTTTTCATGACAATACAAAGCTTAACGCAAATGCTGTCTTATTTTCATTCATGAGACAGATGGATGAGCATCATCCGTATTATCGAGATGATTTTCTTTATAAAGATGTCATTTTCAGCCATGTAAAATCCCTTAGCGTTCTGGATGAATACACCATACAGTTTGAACTTTCCAAACCGTTCAGTCCATTTTTGCATCTACTGACTATGCCTCCAGCAAGGATCGTATCTCCCGATGCTGTCATGAAAAATCCAGATGAGTTTGGACTGCATCCTGTGGGAACGGGTCCTTTTTATGTCAAGGAATGGACTGAGCGTGATTTGGTGCTTGAACCATTCGGTGCGCATTGGGAGGGGCGTCCTTATCTGGATCGGGTCATCATTCAACCTGCAAAATATTTGAAGACGATGCTTCTAAGTATGAGGCAAGGTAATCTTCACCTTTCAGAAGGGGTTACCAGTCGTGAACTATTATGGGTTCGTGGTGATTCTGAAATAAAAATGAAAAAAACCGCGGCCAATTCGATCAAATTTATAGTTTTCCACACCCAAAAACCTCCATTAAACGACATTAGAATCCGTCGAGCTCTTCAAGATGTTTTGAACCGCAAAGGTTTGGTGAGTTGGTTATGGCAAGATAATGCGCTGCCGACCAATTCACCTGTTCCCCCAAGCAACTGGGCCTACAAAGCGGTTGATATTCCTGTGCAGAATCTTGAAAAAGCTAAAGAGTTGCTGAATGAAGTCATAACAGAACCGTTATCACTGAAAGTGGTTATGTTGCAAACCCGTGATACAGCATGGGAACGTTTTTTTGAGAGTTTTTCAGCGGCATGTTCACAGGTGAATGTTCAATTGAATGTGAAGACGTTAAAAGGAAAAGACTATCTTCAGGCAATGAAAACCGGCGATTATGATCTAATCTGGATGGGATGGTCTGGAGATCATGCGGATCCTGACAATTTTGTCTATCCCTTGCTTCATTCCATTAATGCGTATCCGGGAAGTTTTTCAAATTTATCTTATTACAGTAATCCCGTTATGGATGAATTGATTGAAAATGCTCAACGGGAAACCGTCATGGAAAAACGTCAACAGCTATATTATAAAATTCAGGAAATACTGGTTGAAGAAATTCCATGGATTCCGATACTTGTTCCACAGAATATTTATCTGTATCACCATTCTGTTCAGGATGTCAGTGTTACTGTGACCGGGAGGGTAAAGCTCGAAAAAATCTGGATTGAGAAATAATCATGCGTTGGTCCATCAAATATAAAATCATTATCCTTGCTGTTGCGGTATCGTTGTTGGCGGCATTCGTGGTGACATGGGTGAGCATTCGTCAGGTCACGTTGCAGGTCAACAAACAGTTGAATGAAACAGGCCAGGGCCTTCTTGAAAGCGTGCAGAATCATATTCGACAGGATCTGGAAAAAGCAGAAAGATTTGCAGATTTATTAGCGACTCATCATCAACTACGTGAATATCTTTTGCATCATGATGCGGAAACACTGGTTTCATGGTTGAACAAACAATCTGAAATGGAGATATATGCGTTGCTTGAAATATTTGATCGGGAGGGGAACCGTGTTGCGGTTAACCGATGGCTGAACAAGGACAGTGATGAATTGACGCCCTATTTGACCGATCAGAAAGACCCTGTTTTACAAGCAGCTCTGAAGTATCAAATATCTGCTGAAATCAAACAATTGACACAAGGTTTGTCCATTCGGGTGACAGTTCCGATTGTGGATATTATCACGATTAAGGTTCTGGGGGTTTGTGTGGTGAGTTTCCCCATGAATTATGACTGGATAGATCGAATCAGGGCTGAATCTCCCTATCATTTGGCTTTGATTGCCAACAGCCAGTCTAAATTAGCAACCAGCGTGATCACTCCAGAAGGTCGACGTATGGAAGAACTACCTGTTGAAATTTCCCAAAATATATCGGGCGATTTACCGGGGCAAATTGAACAAATATCATTGTTTGATCATTCCTATATGGTTCTGTTTGCGCCGATTTATGATCCGCGTTCCATTGCCCAGGGACAAATGATTGCCTTGATGCAGAGAGATTTGATCGAATCCACAACGGAACAGATTCTGAATGTACTGGTTTTTGTGGCATTGGCCACTGTTTTGGGGTGTGTGATCCTTGGAACTTTTGTTGCATACGGCATGACCAAACCTTTGCAACGTTTGATGGAAGCCATGCACCGGATTGCTGAAGGGGATCTGGACCAGACCATTAAAGTGAGTTCCAGAGATGAGATTGGTGAGCTAACACAGGCCGCTCAATGGATGCAGGATGAATTGAGAACCATCCAGGATCTTGTGGACAAGATGTTACAAACATTTCAATTGTTTGTGCCAACTCAGTTTCTAAGACATATCGCACATGATGGCATCGAAAATGTGAAGTTGGGAAATGCCCAACAGGAAACAGTCTCTGTCCTGTTTTCAGATATCCGTGGTTTTACGACAATTTCAGAATCCATGTCTCCACAGCAGTTGCTGGATTTTCTCAATCTTTTGTTTCGGCAGGTCGGAAAAGCCATTGAACAATATGGTTTTATTGACAAGTTTATTGGAGACGCGGTGATGGCTGTTTTTGAAGGGGAAGCAGAAGATTACAGCGGAGCGCAAAATGCGGTGACTACCGCGTTGATTATGCAAACAGCGTTGCAGAAATTCAGAAATGAAAATCATTCACCCGTAGAAATCGGGATTGGAATTAACACTGGACCTGTGGTGATTGGAACGGTTGGAACCTCAAGCAGGATGGATTCAACTGTGCTGGGAGATACCGTCAATCTGGCATCCCGCATGGAAGGGTTGACCAAAAATTATGGAGGGTCGTTGCTGATTTCGGAAAATACATTCAAACAGCTTCCAAACACCCACTGTTTTCAGATTCGAGCTGTTGACAAGGTTAGAGTGAAAGGTAAAAAAGAACCGATTACTGTGTATGAAGTATTTGATAATGATTCTCCTCCAGTTCTTGAAAAAAAACTGGGTATTCAGAATTTTCTCGAACAGGGACAAGCATTGTATTACTCTCGGCAGTGGCAAGAAGCTCTCGATTTATTTCAGAAATGTTTCAACCTTTTCCCGGAAGATGTAGTGAGCCAAATGTATTTGGATCGTTGCCGGGAATTTTTCCATCATCCCCCTCCCGGAGATTGGGATGGTGTCATTAGTATGAAAACAAAATGACTACAATTTATCGTTTTGTGTGGATATTAGGGATATGGAGCGTTCTTCATGGCATGATTCCCGGATTGATTTGGGCGGAAGAAGAAGGCTCAGCTAAGGGTAAACTGGCTGAACTTGAATGGCACACAATCGAAACCAGACACTTTTTCGTCCATTATCATGATGATATCGAAGAACTGGCACGCCTTTGCACTGTGTATGCTGAAGAATCTCATGAAATTCTCGCCCCCTTGCTGGATTGGGAACCCCAGCAAAAAACACACATGATTATTACCGATATTCTGGATAATCAGGATGGCAACGCACGCAATCTCCCTTATCCCATTTTACGAATTTATCCTTATCCGCCAACAATCAACAGTGCCATTGCTGAATATGAGAGCAGTGATTGGCTGCGTATCCTGATTTTACATGAATATGTCCACATTCTGAATCTGGACACAGTGGCGGGATATTCCAAAGTAGTGAGAGACTGGTTTGGTCGACCGGGGATTGCGTTCAATCCTTTAGCGGCAACGGGGTTTCTCCATCTGAACAGTCCAAATAACTTTGCTCCTCCCTGGTTGACAGAAGGATTGGCTGTATATCTTGAAACAGAACTGACTCACTCAGGACGGGGGATTAGTCCTAAGTCAGAAATGCTGTTCAGGATGGGAACGAAATTGAATGATTTGATCAGCCTGGACCAACTTGATTTTTATCGTTTGGGATTTCCAGGACAACATGCGTCCAGATATATTTATGGAGCCTATTTCCTTGATTATCTGATCAGTGAAAGATCTCCTGAATATGTTGGGAAACTCAATCATCTTCTGGCTGAATGGCCTCCATACATGGGAATACATATGCTGGAAGATGAATCAGGAGCCTATCTGGTAGCGGCTTATGAACGTTTTCTGGAATACACCAGGACAGAGCATGAGAAACGGTTGGCGATTCTTGAAACTCAGTCTTTGACCCAGTTTCAGGGAATCCAGACGCATGGTTTTTTACAACGAAATTTTGCGCTGTCTCCAGATGAACGAAAAATGGCCTTTGTCCTGATTGATGTCAAAGGACAGAAACATTTAAAACTGTGGCGGGAATATCCATTGACCGGGGGTTATTTCAGGGAACTGGCTCCGGCAGCAACTCAGGATGACCGATGGATTTATACGACATCTCAGGGAATTCCTGTTGAAGAATTTGAAACTTTAACCAATCAGGATGCACTTTCACTCAGTTGGCATCCTTCTGAAAAATATTTATTTTATACCGCCCTGTCTCCAGAAGGAATATATTCATTTCAGGAGCTTTTCGTTTATGACTTTAAAACCGCAAAAACACATCAACTGACCACAAATGCCAGAATTGGGGATGTGGATGTGTCACCTGACGGCAAATTTCTGATTGGTGTTGAAAGCGGGAAAGGGCATCAAAATCTGGTTCTGTATGAATTGACGGAAATCCCTGATTCTGGTGATAAACCACCATTTAAGGCAATGCGTCTGGATGTCTTGACCAAGCATCAATATTCTCGTGTGAGTCAACCCAAATGGGATCATCAGGGAAAAAGACTGGTGTATTCCCTGTCTGATCGCAAAGGGGATACTTTTCTGCCCATTATTGACATGGAATCCCGTCAGGAAATCAAGATTATCTCTCAGGGACACCTCCAATCTAATCCAGTCTGGGAACCTGGGGACAATGCCATTCTGTTTAGTTCTGATCACACTGGAGTCAGCAATATCTATCGTTACAGTCTGGAGTCAGAGGTCATGCTACCCATCACTCATGTTCTTGGTGGAGCGTTGGAACCTGTGATTTCAAGGCGAAAGGAAAGACTTTATTTTCAGAATTTTTATGGAGAAGGACTGGAACTGGCGTTTATTGAATGGAAAGCGGGGCAAACACGTTCAGAACCTTTGCCACAAATCACGCCTGTCTGGAAGCACCAACCGGAATTGGCTGTGGTGCGGGATGGTTCTGTCACCCAATCTGTGACAGAACCACAGGAGCCTTATTCTCCGTGGCAGAGCATGTTTCCGCAGTTCTGGTTTATTTATGCTGAAGATGCTCCGGGAGGTTACGCCTGGGGTTTGATCACAGCCGGGGTTGATGCGCTGGAAGAACAAGGGTATTACGGTGCGGTAACGTATGGAGAGGGGCAACCTTATTACCGGTTTTCCTATTATACAGACCACTGGTATCCAAATCTGAGTTTTTCATCTTCATTGCTTCCGCAACGATATTCCAAAATTCCTAATTTGAGACAGGGGTGGGAATTGCTGCAGGAACATGTTGTAGGTATTTCCTTCAAGCTGGATGACTGGTCTTTGGGGTTTAATTACCTCAATACCACAGAAACTCCATATGAAGACAGCGGGTTTCTGACTGAAGCCAATAAACGCGCTACCGAAAAATTGGCTACAGCACAAAATCCTTACCGAAGTGTCGGAGATTATTTCAAGCGTCGGACCTTTACCGGCAATCATCAAGGATTCAATTTGTTTTCCTCCTATTCTACAGTGTCTCATTTTCCCACGTCAATCAGTGAGGAATCCGGAAGCTATTTTTCGGTTGGTTATACGCATTATCCCACGTCTTTAGGTGATAATCCTGAAATAAAAACATTGGCCGGGGAAGATTTTGATGCGGCGGTACTGTACATGGAAAATACAGATCCGGGATTCAGCTACGATCAGCTCACACCTAGACGGGCAGAAACCCTTGCCAGTCTCCTCCATGCAAAAGAACAACTGGTGTCTAATGAGTATCAATTGCTGACAACCAGTTATGGCCACTTTTTTTCATCGCCCTGGCCCAGGAATGTGTTCCATTGGAATTTGAATGGGGGGGTTGGATTGAATGGAAGCGAGCTATCTGCGGAATTCATGACCAGAGTCAACATTCCAGTTCGTGGTTACAAATATGATCTGGAAACCGCTCGTCAATATATCAGCCAGACCATAGAATGGCGTATGCCGTTAGGGAGTGTTTTCAGAGGAATAGGTTTGATCCCTTTTTATTCGGAACAGGTGCATACCGCATTGTTTTATGATTATGCGGTATTTAGTGGGGGGTATACCGCCACAGACATTTATATTGGGGATGAATCATTTTTATTACGTGATGACCAGGGGGTGGCCACCCGTCGTGGGACTGGTTTTGAGCTTAAGCTGAGGAGCAAATATGGTTATCGTTTTCCTGTAGACCTGATTGTCAGGTATTCCTATGCTCCTGATATCAACAATATCGCGGGTATCGACGGCAAGAAGGGCTATCTGCTTGAACTGGATTATGAAACATCGTTTTAATACAGGCTTCAGTTTTGTAAATACTTGTATTATTGTCCATCCCTTTCATGTGTTTTGTTAATTTCTTTAGAGAAAGTAATATGAAACGATTAACTATTCTGGAATGGATCTCATATCTGTCTCTGGCTGGATGCGGGATCTGGATTTTTGTGGCGCCCATTGAATCGGAAATGGGATTTATTCAGAAAATAATGTATTTGCATTTGCCTTCAGTTCTGGTCACATATCTGGCTTTTTTTGTGGCCTTTGCCTGCAGTATTGCTTATTTGTGGAAACGGGACATTGTTTATGATCAGGTAGCCCGGTCTTCCGCGGAAGTCGGATTAATTTTTTGCGGGTTGGTTCTGGTAACAGGATCCATCTGGGGAAAACCAACATGGGGCACTTACTGGGTATGGGACGCCAGGCTGACCACAACACTCATTCTGTTTATGATTTTTTCAGGTTATTTCCTGCTACGGATGTTTGCGACAGACCACGAACAGCAAGCAAGACTTGCTGCAATTCTGGCGATTGTGGGATTTCTTGATATTCCTATCGTTCACCAGTCTGTCAAATGGTGGCGAACATTGCATCAGCCCACGACCTTGTTTAAAACAGAAAATGGTCAGGCTGCGGCATCTATTCCCAATGAACTGCTGATGCCACTCATGGCCTCGATGCTGGCGGCGTTAGTGTTTTACGTATTTCTGTTTTTAATGCGGTATGAGGTGGAAAAACGCCATCATGAACTTCAGGAAAAAATTGCGGATCAGCATTTTCATTCATAAACTATTGCCAAGGTGTTTTTATGCCAATGAATCTCGATTATGTCCTTGCTTCATACGGAATTACATGTGGAGTTTTTTTGATTTACATCGTTGTGATGAAATTAAAATTACGTGAATATAACAAACAGATGGGGGCGCACCCTGAATCAGAAAATGGAGACAAATTATGAAAACAAAATATAAATTTTTAATTGGCGGACTAGTTGTATTCGGCGCGATTGTGGCACTGTCCATTGTTGGGCTTCAGGAAATGACGGTCTTTTTTTATACACCTCAGGAAATTCTGGCCGCGCCAGATGATTTTCAGGAAAAAACAATTCGAATTGGTGCCATGGTGGAGAAGGGATCTATCGATTGGGATGCTGGAAAAATTAAACTGGCATTCAGAATGACAGAAGACTCTCAACATTATATTCCTGTAGTATATCATGGGGTCAAACCTGATATGTTCAAAGAAGGACAGGGGGTTGTGGTGCAGGGGCAACTTGAGGGAGATACTTTTTATGCGGATGAATTACTGGTGAAACATAGCGAAGATTATAAACTCGAAGCGGGTGACCATAAAAATAAACAAGAAATGTACAAATCTTTGATGCAGTAACCCCGGTCTCTTCTCATGTCTGCCATTATCCGGGAAATCAAACAGCGTCTTGGGGATTTGCTGGAAACAGATCCCCGAATCCGCAATCGGCTGTTAGCAACAGTTGTTCTGTTGTTTTTGATCATTTTTCTTGTTTTTTTTGATATCCAACAGGGATTTTCAGAATGGGAAAATATCAATTCCAAATTGAGCATTTTTGTAGCTCTCAACATCAATCTGGTGTTGTTGGTTCTGGTATTTTATCTCATTCTCAAAAACATTCTGAAACTGGCCTATGAACGTCACAAGCATGCTATTGGCGTTAATTTAAAAACAAAACTGATCATTTCATTTCTCCTCCTCTCATTTCCAGCAACAATTTTCCATTTGTTCGCCAGT from SAR324 cluster bacterium includes:
- the ccmE gene encoding cytochrome c maturation protein CcmE, whose translation is MKTKYKFLIGGLVVFGAIVALSIVGLQEMTVFFYTPQEILAAPDDFQEKTIRIGAMVEKGSIDWDAGKIKLAFRMTEDSQHYIPVVYHGVKPDMFKEGQGVVVQGQLEGDTFYADELLVKHSEDYKLEAGDHKNKQEMYKSLMQ
- a CDS encoding TerB family tellurite resistance protein; the protein is MHQQIFSSQISRLPVWAIFQRFFLNHPSELLVHAIATLGLMARISWKEQGFQHEEIQYMASQLAEILNISQEEVNSLILELKAIQWRTSFAEKQLFEQFFRFECDRSTRNALLRSLLGMAGCDKALTERECAIILRTVQSIGLSLTEYKMAVLPYTSVLVSAQAGLNKYILNAAGNENVQIYCQNKIVTQELENISLAELTFRSNKKISVGTLIQISLFSYISIISYVSRAKKEDGQWVISLDLDLNPVECGYLDNLLHMGSINQPEISLKTTFASCQQLPEQLLGYLWNSMPDSRADMAMSLKKMIESRKVLPNLIFSDIQAWHADLLKTQMEKRNILFGNPDWDVIGQQLDQEFSEPLSVIIKLQLLSLIRWILPKGLWKKKVFSTSEMAVIKPMMEQLGLSPEKWSLERAAI
- a CDS encoding HAMP domain-containing protein, with product MRWSIKYKIIILAVAVSLLAAFVVTWVSIRQVTLQVNKQLNETGQGLLESVQNHIRQDLEKAERFADLLATHHQLREYLLHHDAETLVSWLNKQSEMEIYALLEIFDREGNRVAVNRWLNKDSDELTPYLTDQKDPVLQAALKYQISAEIKQLTQGLSIRVTVPIVDIITIKVLGVCVVSFPMNYDWIDRIRAESPYHLALIANSQSKLATSVITPEGRRMEELPVEISQNISGDLPGQIEQISLFDHSYMVLFAPIYDPRSIAQGQMIALMQRDLIESTTEQILNVLVFVALATVLGCVILGTFVAYGMTKPLQRLMEAMHRIAEGDLDQTIKVSSRDEIGELTQAAQWMQDELRTIQDLVDKMLQTFQLFVPTQFLRHIAHDGIENVKLGNAQQETVSVLFSDIRGFTTISESMSPQQLLDFLNLLFRQVGKAIEQYGFIDKFIGDAVMAVFEGEAEDYSGAQNAVTTALIMQTALQKFRNENHSPVEIGIGINTGPVVIGTVGTSSRMDSTVLGDTVNLASRMEGLTKNYGGSLLISENTFKQLPNTHCFQIRAVDKVRVKGKKEPITVYEVFDNDSPPVLEKKLGIQNFLEQGQALYYSRQWQEALDLFQKCFNLFPEDVVSQMYLDRCREFFHHPPPGDWDGVISMKTK
- the ccsA gene encoding cytochrome c biogenesis protein CcsA, translating into MCFVNFFRESNMKRLTILEWISYLSLAGCGIWIFVAPIESEMGFIQKIMYLHLPSVLVTYLAFFVAFACSIAYLWKRDIVYDQVARSSAEVGLIFCGLVLVTGSIWGKPTWGTYWVWDARLTTTLILFMIFSGYFLLRMFATDHEQQARLAAILAIVGFLDIPIVHQSVKWWRTLHQPTTLFKTENGQAAASIPNELLMPLMASMLAALVFYVFLFLMRYEVEKRHHELQEKIADQHFHS